gatggtaggtgaaaggtgacaggctaagggaaaaaggggaactaacaggagagcagagatgatcagcgccttatttggacataggaggttgagcagccctgagacattagcacagacatcatgacatgatgtctcttaagacagtgacggatatgagatcatctgtctaagcagacagccaatgaaacaagcacagcatcagtgctagccaatgcaaacgcaccaaaaggtggataaaccctataaaaggtgggtgcaaaagaggaacctttcgttggatcctccgggcagcttcgagccaagatcgagatggacaaagaactctgcagctgaagaagagccggagccacagagccgaagactgtcctgcacatggggaccaacccgtcaggcccacaacctgtggcttcaaatcgcacttctctcatcagctgggttcagaccccaaagacaaagatgaagacaaaggcaaagacaaagaagaagaactggtgcctttcttccggccagcaccaagtcctgtgtgacctcaccatccatgcggagaagaagctcatcagacctacagagatccctgccttcacCGATCAACttcctgctcctgctgcagcaccttcttcatcatcaggccaggtctggggttcgaaacgccaaactccgtccgtctctctcaaaggttcccttttttagttctcagtgtcagcggtagggaaagatagactagatgattgattttacttatttgattatttctgctactgaattaagctgtactgacccttgcaaaaatgccttactaataaaatatttagcataaagaaaatctaaaagatgttgtggacattcagttaatgagtcaccttaaagttctttgatggttgtaaaatagctctgatgtttgattctggagaggaaaaaatggaaaatgtttttaggttgctggtagcccatatgtaaaacatcatccttgggacacagggggaagaaggttgggacacctggatgttggccgtcagaaaccaggcgaatcgtttctcgaaaccagcttaaacagagtttacttcaattctggacagggtaaatcccagcagatttaggaaactcaattaacctgttagaaggagagctggtagcacatctcccctctcagaagaggaagtacgagagtgagagagtagagaaaggaggggggggggttgttgcgcaacaacaacatCTGCCCGCTCctctcttttattgcttttaggaTCCCTCTCACATTGGGCGCTGCAACTCTCAAAGGGCGGGGAAACAATTCatcacatagttgcagcgctaaaTGACAATCACTATCCAGACACAGGTTACCTAAACACTAGAATATTGTTGTTTCAGGCATTTAAGCAGGGCACGTTGTATATCTTCAAGGCGATGGCTTTATAGCTCTCTAAAGAACAAAGgagagcagagtttattgcaggGCAAATAAACTCTGCCGGAGTAGTTGTCACTTCTATCTCCCAGGAAGTCCTGCAGGGCAACAAACTGCTGGGAGCAGCTGTCACCTCTATCTCCCAGGGAGGCCtcaggaaggaatcaaagttattcaacacacagaaacattacttatactaagagtaaaagagaaaaaagcatatAAGTGAACATTATCTAAAtataactacaaggctacatgatacaacgaatatatGATAATACTagtaatacaatttacccaacacttaacttttttttatttgttgcaacatgtgttcttacattattattaacattatgttacttttgaaattggtctcaaaacaacaatattatcgtttaccgcaataatttctgggacaattcatCGCCTAGCAGAACTTATTCTGACTGTCCTGACATCACCTACTTCAACCACTGTATAATAATGCGTAATAATTTAAAGTGTAAATTTCTACAGGAAGTCTTAATTGTTCCTGTGccaccaaacaggaagtggcttTAACTTGAACGTTAGGTTCCTGacaaatattgaatattctccACGGAGCTAAACTGAGACTGACTGAACATAACAAAGAGTCATTCTCAATTGCTTATTGCAATTCCGCTTATCAGTGGCTGTCGATCAGCCGATTAACGTGAAAAAGTATGTGATCGCTGAtcactgttttttgttgctgatcACCTGTATCTCACTTGGCAGCCTGCAGAGACCCTCTGTGCAGCTgatctcctctttccttcacactgcgAAAACATGCGGCAACAAATCCTAAGTGATGTTGTGTGGAACTTTAATGCTCTGAGAGTGAAAGGGGAAGTTTGCATGTAGTGACGGAAAAATACCTGGAAGGTGAACgacgtcaaaatgcatcaacacgaTTTAATATGACAtgcaaaaatcaaacacagagTGGGTTTGGTGAGTTATCAAGgctcactgcaggaaaaaaaagacatccagAGCGATCAGGCAGCAGGTAAAGCATCACACAACTACCAACACTCAGCCGGATGAGCATGACGGTCAGAGACtaaacaaataacacaaaaaataactaaaatcatTGGACCAGCAGTGGAAGACGCTGAGTTCTGCTCTCGCTGTTGAACCACCGCTATGCTCTACTGATATTTCGCAGACGTATCGCCGTTCGACCTCCACCAGACATTAAACTCTCACATTGAACGTCTGCTTAAAGCTGCTGcttaaaaaactactttttacatatgtattaaGAAGTTTGCTGTcctaacatgagacagataatctctgaaTAAAAAGCTCCTGTGCCTCCTcctgtgttctgcagaattactcagcttggtcagaaacaaccaaccagaaccagcattaatcagctggACCTGCTCTCAGAAAGTTTTGATTTAGCAACTTAGGGATGTTTATTGAATGcaacctgcatttgactttgaattaatgttttcttcttttatttgatattatttGATATAGGCACTGTTAtgagatttatttgaaatatgtatAATTTAGGCTACTGAGGCCCATActgttaaatgttattttgctgattgcaggtttttcagttgtcttTTTGACTTAATAGCTGCTGTATTGGGCTGCAagtatttttcatgtattttgtcCAAATCTGGTGACGTTATTGCCagatcattttttcattttgccagaTAACATAGTAGCATTTATACGTAGCGCAAAAAAAGCTAACAGCCAATCCAGGTGGATCGGCAATGATCGGCCCTCATGCGTGATTGGTATTGGAATCGACAACAGAAACCTGATCAGAGCTTCGCTCATTGGTAGGATTGGAATGGTGAAGCGACATTCGCCAGAGCGTTGCTGAAGTACAAGGGCTTTTCGAAGTTGtttacaactttaatttttgtcGTTTCAGTGATAAAGAAGATTATGAAATGACGactggaataaaaacaagaaactcttatttattttttaatgtgcattggaaaacaaactgttctatgtattaaatgttttcagtataGAACTACGTTTAAGACTCTATGGTATTAAGCTTGATTAAATCAACCTGctgtttggaatatttttgttgGGGAGCCACTAGGTTAAGCTGTCGCCATCTTGCTTTCTCACCTGCAGATCCATAGCATTGATTTCTATATCCATTCCCGTCAGAAGGACTAAATtgcttaaattaattttcatacttataaatttgtaatttttgtctttgaataaCTTGAAAAGGCTTTAAGTGATTAAAATCAATACTTCCTTCTTTTACtcacatttaaaagcttttgttttgtgttttgtgcagaTCTCCCACAGTGCTGGGTGTGtaaagaggaggaggttctCAATGAATTCAGCAACCAGGAGAGGAAGTCCACTTCAGGTaaagaagaaccagaacatcaagagttcaaagaggaagagaagcaacTCTGCATCAGTCGGGATGAAGAGCAGCTTGTGCTGAAACAGGAGACTGATGACATTTTGGTGAATCCTCTTAATGTGCAAAGAATCCAcaatgaaacagaaccacagaggaaccaactcATCTCTCATGGCTCTGCTGAGGATGAGAACCAGGATCAGGAAGGCAGCAATTCTGAAGACccgggaaaaaagagaaaggaagaacagaaacaaaaggagaaatatgagaaaaccaaagagcagaaaggcagaactgacactgaaaagcaaaaacagcacAAGAAAGCTTACACAGGGCAAAAATcttattcttgtaaaatttgtgATAAAATCTTTTCTCAAAACAGTAACTTGATGAGACACATGATAACTCACACAGGACAAAAACCTTTCACTTGTTCAACCTGTGGGAAAAGTTACATACAAAAGGCTGGTTTAATTtgtcacatgagaattcacacaggtgagaagcctttttcctgtgggacttgtggaaaaagtttcaccaaaaaagacactttaaaagTTCATATGAGAAGTCACACAGGTGacaagcctttctcttgtgggacctgtggaaaaagtttaatCTGTAAAGGCCAATTAAATGTACATATGAgaagtcacacaggtgagaagcctttctcttgtgggacctgtggaaaaagtttcatctgTAAAGGCCAATTAAATGTACATATTAGAAATCACACAGGTAaaaagcctttctcatgtgtgacttgtggaaaaggttttcgAAGCAAATATGAGTTACAGAGTCACATGaagattcacacaggtgaaaagccctTTTCTTGTGTAAATTGCGGAAAAAGCTATCGAATGAAGTGTTATTTGCACagtcacatgagaattcacacaggtgaaaagccctTTTCTTGTGTAAATTGCAGAAAAAGCTATCGAagcaaatctaatttaaatCGTCACATGAGaaatcacacaggtgagaagcctttctcatgtgtgacttgtggaaaaggttttcgAAGCAAATATGAGTTACAGAGTCACATGaagattcacacaggtgaaaagcccttttcttgtgtaaattgcgggaaaagctttaaaagcaaatctaatttaaattgTCACATGAGaaatcacacaggtgagaagcctttctcatgtgtgacttgtggaaaaagttttcgaAGCAAATATGAGTTACAGAGTCACATGaagattcacacaggtgaaaagcccttttcttgtgtaaattgcgggaaaagctttaaaagcaaatctaatttaaattgtcacatgagaattcacacaggtgagctTAATTTCTCATGAACAAGCtgataaaagttatttttctataaatggCAAATAACTTATCACATGAAGACTCACACAGGTAGAAAGCCTTTTTCTTGTGTGACTTGTGAAGAAAGCTTCCGCAGCAAATTTAGTTTAAATCGTCACATGATGTTTCACCGGTGAGGAGCCTTTCTCATGTagcctgtggaaaaagtttcactcaaaaaaaaaaaaagagtttaactGTACATATAAGAATGGGATAATGTGAACCTTAAGTATCAAATAGTTTTATCTttcatgaaacttttttttcatgaaaaaatttttaaatgagcttttaaTCTTCAAGTGTCTTTTAAATAATGTACTGTGTATTTTTATAAGTgatatttgtaatgttttaaaggaacaatggactggaacatttttagttttagacTTAAACTTTTgtagtgtgtttattttttgttgtacttGTACTTTGATTTAGTTTCATGATTACTGTTAGCCGTTCCTGTATGCACTGGTGTAGTCACAGACAAATTTTGCTTCAGCAATAATGTTTCCTGGATTTGAATCTACATATACACTATTATATACATTGGATGTAGAGGTGTCTCAGAAAACTCTACGACATACACTAAACCAGAAGCATGGTTCTGGTTTAGTGGTTGACTTGGTTTCTGTATATATTTCTGTACTATATATGTTTTTCTAGTGGTTTGATgttatgttgtaatttaaatgtcatgttttcattgcttgtaaatgtaaaatcatctttcaacagaaataaagtcatTCACACATCCATCTATGTGTTATTTCATGTGATGTGTTAGTAATACAGATTATgagaaaaatcagcttttaaagTGAATTCTAAAACTCTAAAACATGTATAATAATTCAGTGTTTAACTTTGCAACTGAGTTTCAACCTGAAAGACTATAACCTGATATAATAACATTAGActattttacaaagtaaaaagttacAATATACATTCCAACATGGTTCTTCTCATCACGACTTAGGATTGGACACACTGGTCTAAATAGATCACTATTTTTGATAGGGAAACATCAGACAGGGAAATGTGACTGCAGGGAAGATGAGACATTGGAGCATGTTATTTTAAGTTGCAGGAATGATCTgtttcagagaaacaagttaATAAGAAACCTtagtaatataaaaatgaaatttgatattgttgatttattgcaaaAGGACTCGGGAAGCAGAGGATATCAGgctatatttgatttttttgaaacaaagtaAGTTATAGGATAggatatagtttttttttgtttgtttgtgttgtcatGTGGTCCACACTCCTTaccagttggtggcggtaatgctcaCCCAACGTTTTTTGTCAACCGCCAATAAATttcatcaagaagaagaagaagagataaCGGTCGCTAACACTGATGTTTATGAGCGCTGTGTAGCTGTACTCCTAGTAGAGATATTTTGATTTACAGGTAAGCTGGTGATGTTAATAATAAACTCTTTGTTATGTTATTGTGTTCTGTTAAAAGACAAGTAAAATTACATTGTGTGATTTAAGTATTGCAATcctaaaaatcctaaaatttcttaattttaggatttttaaaaaaagttttaagaaactttcttaaaagtttcttaatctaaatgaataaatcctaaaaaacaaaaatcctaaaattttgtttttaaatgcgttttttaaaaatgcatttagttgtACATAAACTAAATAGTGTCTGTTCATACAGTTTAGGCTCCATGAAAAGGAGAAATTACGTGTTAGAGAAGGCGTTCCGGCATCTTTCTGAGAATTTATTCTCTAACAATCATGATTTTTCTACATTatgtaaagaaattatttctaataaGATCTTTATAGAAGATCacatcacaataaaatgttttttaactcttttattatcagtaaaaaaacaaaaaaaacaaatgttttgatcaTCATGGAGTTGAAGTTTATGTCAACTGCATTCAGTTTATCTAACGTCTTTTTAGCCTCTATTGAAGTATTCCACCTTGTTGGCCATTAAGTCCCAGTTAGCTTTTCATCTGGACACTTAGTAAAAAATCATAAGCTTGAATTTTTTATCCTGATCTGACTTAGAAACAAACCACATGAATTCTGCAGAATTTTACCACAAAATTAGTTTTGCGGTTCCTtaagtgactgaaaaaaatatgaaaagaacgAAGCAAAACTGACTTTGTCTCATCCTTCGCCTCTGCCTCTATATTTGAAATTCAGGACAGAGAC
The window above is part of the Xiphophorus couchianus chromosome 14, X_couchianus-1.0, whole genome shotgun sequence genome. Proteins encoded here:
- the LOC114156919 gene encoding gastrula zinc finger protein XlCGF57.1-like gives rise to the protein MSSVPPQREFINEQVTPAGETFTEFKEINVKMEEEMEDQRSLMDFTRIPRIILHRIDLPQCWVCKEEEVLNEFSNQERKSTSGKEEPEHQEFKEEEKQLCISRDEEQLVLKQETDDILVNPLNVQRIHNETEPQRNQLISHGSAEDENQDQEGSNSEDPGKKRKEEQKQKEKYEKTKEQKGRTDTEKQKQHKKAYTGQKSYSCKICDKIFSQNSNLMRHMITHTGQKPFTCSTCGKSYIQKAGLICHMRIHTGEKPFSCGTCGKSFTKKDTLKVHMRSHTGDKPFSCGTCGKSLICKGQLNVHMRSHTGEKPFSCGTCGKSFICKGQLNVHIRNHTGKKPFSCVTCGKGFRSKYELQSHMKIHTGEKPFSCVNCGKSYRMKCYLHSHMRIHTGEKPFSCVNCRKSYRSKSNLNRHMRNHTGEKPFSCVTCGKGFRSKYELQSHMKIHTGEKPFSCVNCGKSFKSKSNLNCHMRNHTGEKPFSCVTCGKSFRSKYELQSHMKIHTGEKPFSCVNCGKSFKSKSNLNCHMRIHTGELNFS